The DNA region CTGGAACTCGACAGAAAATTATCCAGGTCATTGTTCGCGGTCGAAAGCTCCTCGATCTTGATCTGCAGCTCGGTGTTTAGGGTCACCAGCTCCTCGTTGACCGCCTGCAGTTCCTCCTTGGCCGTTTCCAGCTCTTCATTGGAACTTTGCAGCTCTTCGTTCGAACTCTGGAGTTCCTCGTTCATCGACTTCAGTTCTTCATTCGAAGTTTCCAGCTGCTCGACCAGCGCCTGCATATGTTCACGGGTGAAAAGAAGCTCGCGTTCCAGATTCTGGGTGTGCTCGTCGATGCGCCTCTGATCGAGCTGGATCACATTCTCGGCCGTCAGGGGTTCGACATGCGTCGCCTCGAAGCTGACCATGATGAGTCTTTGCTGAAAGGAACTTTCGGTGACCGGACGGGCCACGATATCCACGCTCAGGAGATCGTGCGGGCGCTTGACCTTCACATCCTTGAAACGCACCGGTTCCTGATGGCTGACGACTCTTTGAAAGCAGCGGCTGAGTTCCAGTTTGATTTCGTCGCGGGCCATGGTGAAGATGTTCATATGCGCTTCGCCCTGGGCCGTTTCCAAAAAATCCGACATGCGGCCGTGGACGAAAAGTATGTCGCCCGCGCTATCACAGATGAGACTCGGCGGGACATAGGACGTCATCAGAAAACCCTGGCTCAGGTCCCGGATCGAGGGCCGCCTTTGCAGGCTCAGGTCCGCCCGCGCGCGTTCGGTTGGCAAAGGTCGCGACATGGATCGCGCTTCGATATCAGCAGCCCGCGAGGTCGAGCCGGTGCTCTTCCTTTCAAAGAACTTCCACTTTTTATCCAGCGGCGTGAAAAGGCCGCTCGCGTCGCCGGTGGTTTCCGAACTGCCGAGGAAGAGGAAACCGGAAGGATTCAACGCATAATGAAAGATGCGCAGGAGCTTTTGCTGCAGGACGGGTTCCAGATAGATCATGAGATTGCGGCAGCTGATAAAATCCACCTTGGAAAAGGGCGGATCGCGCACGACATTGTGCACGGCAAAGATGATCCGTTCCTTGATCTCGGGTTTGACCTTGTATTCATGCACGCCTTCATAAAAAAAGTTCTTCAGGCGCTCGGCGGAAACTTCGCTGGCTATGCTCTTCGGATAGCGCCCTTCCCGGGCTATGTCTATGGCGTCCTTATCAATGTCGGAGGCGAAGATCCGCAGATCCACCGGGTTTTCGAGACCTTCGCAGGCCTCCATGAGGCAGATCGCGATCGAATACACCTCCTCGCCTGTCGAGCAGCCGGGAACCCAGATCCGAAGGCTGCCTTCCTGGGCCGCATTCTGGATCAGTGGGGCGATGACAAGGTCTTTCAAAACGTCAAAGGCATCGTGATCGCGAAAAAAGCTCGTGACACCGATCAGTATCTCCTTGAGCAGCCTTTCCCGCTCCAGGCTCTCCGTTTCCAGCAGTCGAATATAGTTCGATAGGGAATCGACCTTTTGGGCGATCATGCGCCTTTCAATGCGACGCCGCAGAGTATTTTTTTTATAGAGCGTGAAGTCATGACCGCTGTGCGCCCGCAGAAGGCTCACGATCTTTTGCAGTTCGACGCTGGTGGAATGCGAGATGACCACCGGCTCCGCTTCCGGCACGAGCCTC from Oligoflexus sp. includes:
- a CDS encoding CheR family methyltransferase, with the protein product MESQDPQGPHLTPKPQSYICLSSTASSLVVLEHILSHMPSGRGLVVFLLLSCDASSVPPRERLMQFHTSMSMLPVDKELPVVADHVYIIPPDHEVLLQGNTLTRNAERPMSADAFLQSLAADQKERSIAVILAGTGQEALQGMKRIKEEGGLVIVQEAEPEDLETGGDPFNVKIADLVSRPLEIPQHILHWINNQGRLVPEAEPVVISHSTSVELQKIVSLLRAHSGHDFTLYKKNTLRRRIERRMIAQKVDSLSNYIRLLETESLERERLLKEILIGVTSFFRDHDAFDVLKDLVIAPLIQNAAQEGSLRIWVPGCSTGEEVYSIAICLMEACEGLENPVDLRIFASDIDKDAIDIAREGRYPKSIASEVSAERLKNFFYEGVHEYKVKPEIKERIIFAVHNVVRDPPFSKVDFISCRNLMIYLEPVLQQKLLRIFHYALNPSGFLFLGSSETTGDASGLFTPLDKKWKFFERKSTGSTSRAADIEARSMSRPLPTERARADLSLQRRPSIRDLSQGFLMTSYVPPSLICDSAGDILFVHGRMSDFLETAQGEAHMNIFTMARDEIKLELSRCFQRVVSHQEPVRFKDVKVKRPHDLLSVDIVARPVTESSFQQRLIMVSFEATHVEPLTAENVIQLDQRRIDEHTQNLERELLFTREHMQALVEQLETSNEELKSMNEELQSSNEELQSSNEELETAKEELQAVNEELVTLNTELQIKIEELSTANNDLDNFLSSSSIATIFLNRYLLITRYSRSATRIFNLIPSDIGRSLGDFATQMKYDRVLQDAEEVLHILAPIERIVELKDNRTLFMRITPYKTAENVIDGVVIGFSDITEQNRLETRAAMYRAICEKIPSGLLVYDRNKKVVFANLEFCTHLNMRPADVHTSTLNELVIHGIPQHENRSWTGKIRLQGRLEHAITADVSISEVNFLQAMPHYLLIVHKVESHA